A single genomic interval of Herpetosiphonaceae bacterium harbors:
- a CDS encoding ChaB family protein, translating into MPYQHLRDLPESVREHLPRHAQEIYRAAYNSAWDEYDHDEERAHRVAWAAVKHTYEKNEETGDWEAKAEQERGR; encoded by the coding sequence ATGCCCTATCAACATCTCAGGGATCTACCAGAGAGCGTGCGCGAGCATCTACCCAGACACGCGCAGGAGATCTACCGCGCGGCCTACAACAGCGCGTGGGACGAGTACGACCACGACGAGGAGCGCGCGCATCGCGTGGCGTGGGCGGCGGTGAAGCACACGTACGAGAAGAACGAGGAAACCGGCGATTGGGAGGCGAAAGCCGAGCAGGAGCGCGGCAGGTAG
- a CDS encoding A/G-specific adenine glycosylase — MTSTSAPLVLDRAQLARIQQHLIAWFDAHGRDLPWRRTRDPYHVLVSEIMLQQTQVDRVRPKYAAFLQQFPSLEALAAATPGDVIRAWAGLGYNRRALNLQRTAQAVLSEHDGRFPDTPEALRNLPGIGPYTAGAVACFAFERDVAFMDTNIRRVIRRVFVGPDESAESSDRALLSIAEAAVPQGQGWAWNQAIMELGALICTAARPRCQICPLRSECRAYAAWRAADEAVFTYTPAPRPARAVAERRTPFTSTSRYFRGRVVDALRQLPHHAWLPLAELGPLVKPGWTPDEHDWLITLLRGLAADGLIELDEAAQQARLP, encoded by the coding sequence ATGACATCCACGTCTGCGCCGCTCGTCCTCGACCGCGCGCAGCTTGCGCGCATCCAGCAACATCTGATCGCCTGGTTCGACGCGCATGGCCGCGATCTGCCGTGGCGACGCACCCGCGATCCGTATCATGTGCTGGTTTCCGAGATCATGCTGCAACAGACACAGGTCGATCGGGTCAGGCCCAAGTATGCGGCGTTCTTGCAGCAGTTTCCCTCACTTGAGGCGCTCGCAGCCGCCACGCCCGGCGATGTTATTCGCGCATGGGCCGGTCTGGGCTATAACCGCCGCGCGCTCAACTTGCAGCGCACCGCGCAGGCAGTGCTCAGCGAGCATGATGGTCGCTTCCCCGACACGCCCGAAGCGCTGCGCAATCTGCCCGGCATCGGGCCGTATACCGCAGGCGCGGTTGCCTGCTTCGCCTTCGAGCGCGATGTGGCCTTCATGGACACGAATATTCGGCGCGTGATCCGGCGCGTCTTTGTCGGGCCGGATGAGTCGGCTGAGAGTAGCGATCGGGCGCTGCTGTCGATCGCCGAGGCTGCCGTGCCGCAGGGCCAGGGCTGGGCCTGGAATCAGGCGATCATGGAGCTGGGCGCGCTGATCTGCACCGCCGCCAGGCCGCGCTGCCAGATCTGCCCGCTCCGCAGCGAGTGCCGCGCCTACGCCGCGTGGCGCGCCGCAGATGAGGCGGTGTTTACCTACACGCCCGCGCCCAGACCCGCCCGCGCCGTGGCCGAGCGCCGCACGCCATTTACCAGCACATCGCGCTATTTCCGTGGCCGCGTCGTCGATGCGCTGCGCCAGCTTCCGCACCATGCGTGGCTGCCGCTGGCCGAGCTGGGGCCGCTGGTCAAGCCCGGCTGGACGCCCGACGAGCACGACTGGCTGATCACGCTGCTGCGGGGCCTGGCCGCCGACGGATTGATCGAGCTGGACGAAGCGGCGCAGCAGGCGCGTCTGCCCTAA
- a CDS encoding histidine phosphatase family protein, with protein MTTIVLIRHGETEWNRSGRWQGQADVPLSEDGRQQAQALARRLKHEGTTFDHLYASDLSRALETAQAIGAALRMPVHPFPALREINVGSWSGLTRTEIMARFPGAFTGFFHSPDGESLDAFRDRVGEGLVHLAQRHPGERLAIVTHGGTIRSMLQYVALLQGQPDPPSLPFIGNTSLTELEVQGGVWRIVRLNDLAHLDGDQAPDMLSPQNESAVVSS; from the coding sequence ATGACAACAATCGTTCTTATTCGTCACGGCGAGACTGAGTGGAATCGGAGTGGACGCTGGCAGGGCCAGGCCGATGTGCCGCTCTCCGAAGACGGACGGCAGCAGGCACAAGCCCTGGCCCGTCGCCTGAAGCACGAGGGCACGACCTTCGATCATCTGTATGCCAGCGATCTGAGTCGCGCACTTGAGACGGCTCAGGCGATTGGAGCGGCGCTGCGGATGCCGGTACATCCTTTTCCGGCGCTGCGTGAGATTAACGTCGGCTCATGGAGCGGCCTGACGCGCACTGAGATTATGGCGCGATTTCCCGGCGCGTTTACCGGCTTTTTTCATTCTCCCGACGGCGAGAGCCTCGACGCATTCAGGGACCGCGTGGGCGAGGGGCTGGTGCATCTCGCGCAGCGGCATCCCGGCGAGCGGCTGGCGATCGTTACGCATGGCGGCACGATTCGGAGTATGCTCCAGTATGTGGCGCTGTTGCAGGGCCAGCCCGATCCGCCGTCGCTCCCTTTCATCGGCAATACCTCGCTGACGGAGCTGGAGGTACAAGGCGGCGTGTGGCGCATCGTGCGGCTCAACGATCTGGCGCATCTGGACGGCGATCAAGCGCCCGATATGCTGTCTCCACAAAACGAGAGCGCTGTCGTATCATCATAG
- a CDS encoding C39 family peptidase: MTRNMFPDYVHCIVADADAERWPIQQQGINECGCTAPANALNLLIGERRYDKDQFLREAGLFFQRNLGGSPSPISGWLIKRQGFGTHFGSLRKTDAEVVLRDLIDRRVPVIVELGANQWGPLKIYGQHSVVLVGYSNPYTDASGQQHEEYYVVDAQYPTPIDASAFGLHTNDVDRDGDGVAEPHPGNRTIPRDLFLLDYPTGIYFPVFPTQEEHDRWYREHIRPAAQIPVFGAVVSSLLTGTIDLWRVV, from the coding sequence ATGACGCGCAACATGTTTCCCGACTATGTTCACTGCATTGTGGCTGATGCAGACGCGGAGCGCTGGCCGATCCAGCAGCAGGGGATCAACGAGTGCGGCTGTACGGCTCCGGCCAATGCGCTCAATCTGCTAATCGGAGAGCGCCGCTACGACAAAGATCAATTTCTACGCGAGGCCGGGCTGTTCTTCCAGCGTAATCTCGGCGGCTCGCCCTCGCCGATCAGCGGCTGGCTGATCAAACGCCAGGGCTTTGGCACGCACTTCGGCTCGCTGCGCAAGACCGATGCAGAGGTGGTGCTGCGCGACCTGATCGATCGCCGTGTGCCGGTGATCGTGGAGCTGGGCGCGAACCAGTGGGGTCCGCTCAAGATCTACGGTCAGCATTCCGTGGTGCTGGTAGGCTACAGTAACCCCTACACCGATGCCAGCGGCCAGCAGCACGAAGAATATTACGTTGTCGATGCGCAGTACCCGACTCCGATCGATGCCAGCGCGTTTGGCCTGCACACCAACGATGTCGATCGTGATGGCGATGGCGTGGCCGAGCCGCATCCCGGCAATCGCACGATCCCGCGCGATCTGTTTCTGCTCGACTATCCAACCGGTATCTATTTTCCGGTCTTTCCCACGCAGGAAGAGCACGATCGCTGGTATCGCGAGCATATCCGTCCGGCGGCACAGATTCCCGTGTTCGGCGCGGTTGTCTCCAGCCTGCTGACCGGCACGATCGATCTTTGGCGCGTGGTGTGA
- a CDS encoding response regulator, which translates to MPGPFPAIIVVEDAPDILIVLRRVLHDLQLEHDIITVDNGLSALAQASQHPCALLITDYMLSGINGLELAREFKARWRSAVIMITAYATPELREAARAAGVDRFLSKPFMVEALEEAVYSMLRTQPS; encoded by the coding sequence GTGCCTGGTCCTTTTCCTGCCATTATCGTCGTCGAGGACGCTCCCGACATTTTGATTGTGCTGCGGCGCGTCCTCCACGATCTTCAGCTGGAGCACGATATTATCACCGTCGACAATGGCCTGAGCGCGCTCGCCCAGGCGTCGCAGCATCCGTGCGCGCTGCTGATCACCGATTACATGCTGAGCGGCATTAATGGCCTTGAGCTGGCGCGCGAGTTTAAGGCGCGCTGGCGAAGCGCGGTGATCATGATTACCGCGTATGCGACGCCAGAGCTGCGCGAAGCCGCCAGGGCTGCCGGAGTGGATCGCTTCCTGTCTAAGCCGTTTATGGTCGAGGCTCTGGAAGAAGCGGTCTACAGCATGCTACGGACGCAGCCATCCTGA
- a CDS encoding STAS domain-containing protein: MLVVNPQSQALFCNKQFLDIWHIPGALADDNQAMMSFVLDQLTQPDDFISKIITINSDPHAVIRDEVPLKDGRVIERSSQPSRGADHEIHRVWCFLDITNRKHAENELVGQQQLVSQQQQRIIQMQQAALAELSTPLIPISDTVLVMPLIGAVDTQRAAQILEALLEGVSERRPKVVIIDITGVAAVDTQVASSLIQAAQAVRLLGSRAVLTGIRPDVAQTLVSLGVQLTGIRSFSTLQDGVAFAQHA; the protein is encoded by the coding sequence GTGCTTGTCGTAAATCCCCAGAGTCAGGCGCTCTTTTGCAACAAGCAATTTCTGGATATCTGGCATATTCCCGGCGCTCTGGCAGACGATAACCAGGCAATGATGTCGTTCGTTCTGGATCAGCTTACGCAGCCCGATGACTTTATCTCAAAAATTATCACCATCAATAGCGATCCCCACGCAGTTATCCGCGACGAGGTGCCGCTGAAAGATGGGCGAGTGATCGAGCGCTCCTCGCAGCCCAGCCGTGGCGCCGATCATGAAATCCACCGAGTCTGGTGCTTTCTCGACATCACCAACCGCAAGCACGCCGAAAACGAGCTGGTCGGTCAGCAGCAGCTCGTCAGCCAGCAGCAGCAGCGGATCATCCAGATGCAGCAGGCGGCGCTGGCAGAGCTATCAACGCCGCTGATCCCGATCAGCGACACCGTGCTGGTCATGCCGCTCATCGGCGCGGTCGATACGCAGCGTGCCGCGCAGATCTTGGAGGCGCTGCTGGAGGGCGTGAGCGAGCGACGGCCCAAGGTCGTGATCATCGATATTACGGGCGTTGCAGCTGTCGATACGCAGGTCGCGAGTAGTCTGATCCAGGCCGCTCAAGCGGTACGGCTGCTAGGCTCGCGAGCCGTGCTCACCGGTATCCGCCCCGATGTCGCGCAAACGCTCGTCTCGCTTGGCGTGCAGCTCACCGGTATCCGGTCGTTCAGCACGCTCCAGGACGGCGTGGCATTTGCACAGCACGCCTGA
- the otsB gene encoding trehalose-phosphatase, translating to MTETLLRQMVARRPCGLLTDIDGTLSPIAPTPMAARVTPAARRELRLLAQKLDLVAAISGRAAADAAALVDLPDLIYIGNHGLEIWRGGAAEPLPEAVSYARAVDAVLRAAQERIALPGMIFENKGLTASIHYRLTDDPALAETMLGALLHALAEQHNVVLTQGRMVWEIRPPLATNKGTAARWLVEQYGLRSAIFIGDDRTDADAFQVLRELRERGACKTLNVGVAALETPPIVHALSDMMVEGVAGVERLLAQFNAIFAAEPLS from the coding sequence ATGACTGAGACGCTGCTCAGGCAGATGGTGGCACGGCGGCCCTGCGGCCTGCTGACCGACATCGACGGCACGCTCAGCCCGATTGCGCCCACGCCCATGGCGGCCAGGGTAACGCCTGCGGCTCGCCGCGAGTTGCGGCTGCTGGCCCAAAAGCTCGATCTGGTCGCCGCGATTTCTGGACGCGCCGCCGCCGATGCCGCAGCCCTCGTCGACCTGCCCGATCTGATCTATATCGGCAATCACGGGCTGGAGATCTGGCGTGGCGGCGCAGCCGAGCCACTGCCCGAAGCCGTGAGCTATGCCCGAGCGGTCGATGCCGTACTGCGCGCGGCTCAGGAGCGTATCGCGCTGCCGGGCATGATCTTCGAGAACAAAGGGCTGACGGCGTCGATCCACTATCGCCTGACCGACGATCCGGCGCTGGCGGAGACGATGCTGGGCGCACTGCTCCACGCGCTTGCCGAGCAACACAATGTCGTGCTGACGCAGGGGCGGATGGTCTGGGAGATTCGGCCACCGCTGGCAACCAACAAGGGCACCGCCGCGCGCTGGCTGGTCGAGCAGTACGGGCTGCGCAGCGCGATCTTTATCGGCGACGATCGCACCGATGCCGATGCGTTTCAGGTGTTACGCGAGCTGCGCGAACGCGGCGCGTGTAAGACGCTCAACGTGGGCGTGGCCGCGCTTGAGACACCGCCGATCGTGCACGCGCTGTCCGATATGATGGTCGAGGGCGTAGCCGGAGTCGAGCGGCTGCTGGCACAGTTCAACGCCATTTTTGCCGCCGAGCCTCTGTCTTAA
- the larC gene encoding nickel pincer cofactor biosynthesis protein LarC, translated as MTRIAYFDCFSGISGDMTLGAIVDAGLDLAQLEAELRKLNVPGWEIAAERVVRYGMAGTRLHVSTTEQQIHRHLGDIADILAASALESDVRRRALAIFTRLADAEAAVHGTSRDEVHFHEVGALDAIVDIVGAVIGLKLLGIEKVYASALPLGSGWVKAAHGQIPVPGPAVLRLLGAVQAPIQPDATPFELVTPTGAALLAELATFERPALTLTATGYGFGGRDIGRLNAVRVWIGEARDERQRQPTAPEQAQDQVVLLATNIDDQPAEQLAYVAERLMDGGALDVWWTPIGMKKGRSALMLSALVRPADEAAAVETIFRETTSLGIRRQPLERWICSRAARQVMTRWGAVRVKEQRWQEQLLGAAPEYDDCARIARAHNIPLRAVYAAAQEAIGHD; from the coding sequence ATGACACGTATTGCATATTTCGACTGTTTTTCGGGCATTAGCGGCGACATGACTCTCGGCGCGATCGTCGATGCAGGGCTGGATCTCGCGCAGCTTGAGGCCGAGCTGCGCAAGCTGAACGTTCCAGGCTGGGAAATTGCCGCCGAGCGCGTGGTACGCTATGGCATGGCCGGAACCCGGCTGCACGTTAGCACCACGGAGCAGCAGATCCACCGACATCTCGGCGACATCGCAGATATTCTCGCGGCCAGCGCTCTCGAATCGGACGTTCGGCGGCGGGCGCTGGCGATCTTCACGCGGCTGGCTGACGCGGAGGCTGCCGTGCATGGGACCAGCCGCGACGAGGTGCATTTTCACGAGGTCGGCGCGCTCGACGCGATCGTCGACATCGTCGGCGCGGTGATCGGGCTGAAGCTCCTGGGCATCGAAAAGGTCTATGCCTCGGCGCTGCCGCTGGGATCTGGCTGGGTCAAGGCCGCGCATGGGCAGATCCCCGTGCCCGGCCCGGCAGTGCTGCGCCTTCTGGGAGCGGTCCAGGCCCCGATCCAGCCCGACGCGACGCCCTTTGAGCTGGTAACGCCAACCGGAGCGGCGCTGCTGGCCGAGCTGGCAACCTTTGAGCGTCCGGCGCTAACGCTGACCGCTACCGGCTACGGCTTCGGCGGGCGCGACATTGGACGGCTTAACGCCGTGCGCGTCTGGATCGGCGAGGCACGCGACGAGCGGCAGAGACAGCCGACAGCGCCGGAGCAGGCGCAGGATCAGGTGGTGCTGCTGGCAACCAACATCGACGATCAGCCCGCCGAGCAACTGGCGTACGTCGCCGAGCGCCTGATGGACGGCGGCGCGCTCGACGTGTGGTGGACGCCGATCGGCATGAAGAAAGGCCGCAGCGCGCTGATGCTATCGGCGCTGGTCCGCCCGGCGGATGAGGCCGCCGCCGTCGAGACGATCTTCCGCGAAACGACCAGCCTTGGCATTCGCCGACAGCCGCTTGAGCGCTGGATCTGCTCACGGGCCGCGCGGCAGGTCATGACCCGCTGGGGAGCGGTGCGGGTCAAAGAGCAGCGCTGGCAGGAGCAGCTTCTTGGCGCTGCGCCCGAATACGACGATTGCGCCAGGATTGCGCGCGCGCACAACATCCCACTACGCGCGGTCTATGCGGCAGCTCAGGAGGCGATCGGCCATGACTGA
- a CDS encoding MBL fold metallo-hydrolase, with protein MTQRLVILGAGTALPDRDRDNTFLVWDSPAGGLLIDCAGRAYQQLLRADIDPKSLRGALLTHNHPDHIYGLPAFLFHLWLAQYPGTFDVYANPSTLAMARRLCEALELEQHGHMCATRWHELPETADHEVLVTDAYAVSTTPVRHSRPTLAVKIVDREQQQTVVYSSDTEPCAELEQFAQGVHTLIHEATVTDPVNNYNHTTPHQAGEIAVRCGVRRLALIHYSAEYTLPEEQTVAEVRAAGFTGDVSLVRELEVYSL; from the coding sequence ATGACTCAACGCTTAGTCATCTTGGGCGCGGGCACGGCATTGCCCGATCGCGACCGCGATAATACCTTTTTGGTCTGGGACTCGCCCGCCGGTGGGCTGCTGATCGATTGCGCTGGCCGCGCCTACCAGCAGTTGCTCCGCGCCGACATCGATCCGAAGAGCTTGCGCGGCGCGCTGCTGACCCACAATCACCCCGATCATATCTATGGCCTGCCCGCCTTCTTGTTCCACCTGTGGCTGGCGCAGTATCCCGGCACGTTCGACGTGTACGCTAATCCGTCGACGCTGGCGATGGCGCGGCGGCTGTGCGAGGCGCTTGAGCTGGAGCAGCACGGCCATATGTGCGCCACGCGCTGGCATGAGCTGCCGGAAACCGCCGACCACGAGGTGCTCGTCACCGACGCCTACGCCGTCTCGACCACGCCGGTTCGGCATAGTCGGCCCACGCTGGCGGTGAAGATCGTCGATCGTGAGCAGCAGCAGACGGTGGTCTACTCGTCCGATACCGAGCCGTGCGCGGAGCTAGAGCAGTTCGCGCAGGGCGTCCATACGCTGATCCACGAGGCGACGGTGACTGATCCAGTCAACAATTATAATCACACGACGCCGCATCAGGCGGGCGAGATCGCGGTGCGCTGCGGCGTTCGGCGGCTGGCGCTGATCCATTACAGCGCCGAGTACACGCTGCCGGAGGAGCAGACGGTCGCCGAGGTGCGCGCCGCTGGCTTCACCGGCGATGTGTCGCTGGTTCGTGAGCTTGAGGTGTATAGCCTGTAG
- a CDS encoding putative quinol monooxygenase — MLTRLVRMYFQPDKVDEFLAFYEQLRPKIAQQPGCISVQLLRQADDPASFATWSVWESKAALDAYRTSDFFNSFWPQVRTWFRQRAEAVSFDLVE, encoded by the coding sequence ATGCTAACGCGGCTTGTACGAATGTATTTTCAGCCCGATAAAGTCGACGAGTTTCTGGCCTTTTATGAGCAGCTTCGGCCCAAGATCGCGCAGCAGCCCGGCTGTATCAGCGTGCAACTGCTGCGGCAGGCCGATGATCCGGCGTCGTTCGCGACCTGGAGCGTGTGGGAAAGCAAAGCGGCGCTGGACGCCTACCGCACCAGCGATTTCTTCAATAGCTTCTGGCCGCAGGTCAGGACATGGTTTCGCCAGCGCGCCGAGGCGGTTTCGTTCGATCTGGTGGAGTAG
- a CDS encoding DUF1801 domain-containing protein, with amino-acid sequence MKTDQTAPKTIDEYIAGFPEDVQAILEKIRMTIRQAAPEAQATIKYQMPTFTLNGNLVHFGAFKNHIGFYPVPTGIEAFKDELSVYEGGKGSVQFPLDKPIPFDLISRIVQFRVKENLEKAAKPKKRT; translated from the coding sequence ATGAAAACCGATCAAACAGCCCCCAAGACAATAGACGAATATATCGCGGGCTTTCCGGAGGATGTGCAGGCTATTCTCGAAAAGATACGGATGACGATTAGACAGGCGGCACCCGAGGCGCAAGCGACAATCAAGTATCAGATGCCGACCTTCACGCTGAACGGCAATCTGGTTCATTTTGGTGCTTTCAAAAACCATATCGGGTTTTACCCTGTGCCGACCGGAATTGAGGCATTCAAGGATGAACTTTCTGTGTATGAGGGAGGAAAGGGATCGGTGCAGTTTCCTTTAGATAAACCGATTCCCTTCGACCTGATCAGCAGAATTGTGCAGTTTAGGGTCAAGGAGAATCTGGAAAAGGCAGCAAAACCGAAGAAGCGGACGTGA
- a CDS encoding glycosyltransferase family 4 protein translates to MGEQQPIRVLMLARAVYPLHGFGGIERHVFHLVTHLVRQGVEVMLVAGEPPTPDDEHTGLQRILDAARLDTTALSLTFLRYDRTSPLLRPNAIVGRQINYPLFALHEGRLARARIDAGQVDVVHTQGLCALGFGVERRRHTDLRRVPFIANPHGLEEYRTPDWRKRAAYAPFRALYSWGHRQADRVIATDACTQDDLPRYLNVNPAKVVVIPSAIDVDECLGFVDPQQRAALCTRFGLDAADPVLLSVSRLERNKGYHILLDALAMVRDVLGERWRWLLVGTGKEAEALKQQAARLGLAEHVVFVGGLSDTELHSLYEEVDLFVHPTLYEGSSLVTLEAMIHRLPIVASAAGGIPDKVFPGRNGLLVPPGDVAALAQALRTALDLRAHWQRWGNDGVGIVEKTFAWPIVAKRTKREYESMLAKRQRS, encoded by the coding sequence ATGGGAGAACAGCAGCCGATTCGCGTGCTGATGCTGGCCCGCGCGGTCTATCCGCTGCATGGCTTCGGCGGCATCGAGCGCCATGTCTTCCATCTAGTCACGCATCTGGTCCGCCAGGGCGTCGAGGTGATGCTGGTAGCCGGAGAGCCGCCCACGCCCGACGACGAGCATACGGGCCTGCAACGGATTCTGGATGCCGCCAGGCTGGACACCACGGCGCTCTCGCTAACCTTTTTGCGCTACGATCGCACGTCGCCGCTGCTGCGGCCCAACGCGATCGTCGGGCGGCAGATCAACTACCCGCTCTTTGCGCTCCACGAGGGTCGGCTTGCGCGGGCACGGATCGACGCGGGCCAGGTGGATGTGGTGCATACGCAGGGACTCTGCGCGCTGGGCTTTGGCGTCGAGCGGCGACGACATACCGATCTGCGGCGGGTGCCGTTCATCGCCAATCCGCACGGCCTGGAAGAGTACCGCACGCCCGACTGGCGCAAGCGCGCGGCCTATGCTCCGTTTCGGGCGCTCTACTCCTGGGGCCACCGGCAGGCCGACCGGGTGATCGCCACCGATGCGTGTACGCAGGACGATCTGCCGCGCTATCTGAACGTCAATCCGGCCAAAGTTGTCGTGATCCCCTCGGCGATCGATGTGGATGAGTGCCTGGGCTTTGTCGATCCGCAGCAGCGCGCGGCGCTCTGCACGCGCTTCGGCCTGGATGCCGCCGATCCCGTGCTGCTGAGCGTCAGCCGCCTTGAGCGCAACAAAGGCTATCACATCCTGCTCGACGCGCTGGCGATGGTGCGAGACGTGCTGGGAGAGCGCTGGAGGTGGCTGCTGGTGGGTACGGGCAAAGAGGCCGAGGCGCTCAAGCAGCAGGCTGCGCGTCTGGGCCTCGCAGAGCACGTCGTCTTCGTCGGCGGGCTGAGCGATACGGAGCTGCACTCGCTCTACGAAGAAGTCGATCTCTTCGTGCATCCGACGCTGTACGAAGGCTCGTCGCTGGTGACGTTGGAGGCGATGATCCACCGGCTGCCGATCGTTGCCAGCGCGGCGGGCGGCATTCCCGATAAGGTCTTTCCGGGGCGCAACGGGCTGCTCGTGCCGCCCGGCGATGTCGCCGCGCTGGCGCAGGCGCTCCGCACGGCGCTGGATCTGCGCGCACACTGGCAGCGCTGGGGCAATGACGGCGTCGGCATCGTCGAGAAAACATTTGCCTGGCCGATCGTCGCAAAGCGCACCAAACGGGAGTACGAATCGATGCTTGCAAAGAGGCAACGCTCATGA
- a CDS encoding ABC transporter substrate-binding protein: MIVALPGDIDTFDPAFTAGSITSQTTIQNTFDQLEQYKLVEKTTADGYTYWVADTNMIEPMLAASRTVSDDGKTVTWKLRDNITYHDGKAVAANDIVGGYRRIFEAGGSAFFLLNMGGVMSADYFSAPDDKTVTMRMDSPNALVFMNNTMHNTSSISPDYLKKVAPQNDPWAKQELKKTLAPGNGPFVFEQYNPGDRVVLRAYPNYYQGKPRLDRVILKIVPDATQRLLLLKTGDVDMVQEPPVKELDALKQDPNIRVLSIETTRSVHLQLNNTIAPFDNKLVRQAVAYAVPYDSIVNDVYKGYAIRSMSLVTKGMPGHDPSFWTYNTNLDRAKELLSQAGFANGAGLPPIKLSVRIGNEEDERTAVIVANNLKQIGMNVTIEKLAFAAFNEQQQAGKLQFFVDNWISWVNDPFYHLSWLARSDSPTNYSRYKNDRVDALIKEHTLGTDQQARLEAASEIQKILAEEVSHVYLVQPNWNVPMRKNVQGYAYLNDELPRFFYMDKQ; encoded by the coding sequence TTGATCGTCGCGCTTCCCGGCGACATCGACACCTTCGATCCGGCGTTCACCGCAGGCAGCATCACATCGCAGACCACCATTCAGAACACATTCGACCAGCTGGAGCAGTATAAGCTCGTCGAAAAGACGACGGCGGACGGCTATACATACTGGGTGGCCGATACCAACATGATCGAGCCGATGCTAGCGGCGAGCAGAACCGTCTCCGACGATGGGAAGACCGTCACCTGGAAGCTGCGCGACAACATTACCTATCACGACGGCAAGGCGGTTGCGGCCAACGATATTGTCGGCGGCTATCGACGAATCTTCGAGGCCGGAGGCAGCGCCTTTTTCCTGCTGAACATGGGCGGCGTCATGAGCGCCGACTACTTCTCGGCACCTGACGATAAAACGGTGACAATGCGCATGGACTCGCCCAACGCGCTGGTGTTCATGAACAACACGATGCACAACACATCGTCGATCAGCCCCGACTACCTCAAAAAAGTTGCGCCGCAGAACGATCCCTGGGCCAAACAAGAGCTTAAGAAAACCCTGGCTCCCGGTAATGGCCCTTTCGTCTTCGAGCAATACAACCCAGGCGATCGAGTCGTGCTGCGGGCGTATCCCAACTACTACCAGGGCAAGCCCAGGCTCGACCGGGTGATCCTCAAGATCGTGCCGGATGCGACGCAGCGGCTGCTGCTGCTGAAGACCGGTGATGTGGACATGGTGCAGGAGCCGCCGGTCAAAGAGCTGGACGCGCTGAAGCAAGATCCGAATATTCGCGTGCTCTCGATCGAGACGACGCGCTCGGTGCATCTCCAGCTCAACAACACGATCGCGCCGTTCGATAACAAGCTGGTGCGGCAGGCCGTTGCCTATGCCGTGCCCTACGACTCGATCGTCAACGATGTGTACAAGGGCTACGCGATCCGCTCGATGTCGCTTGTCACCAAGGGCATGCCCGGCCACGATCCGTCCTTCTGGACCTACAATACCAACCTGGATCGCGCCAAAGAGCTGCTGTCGCAGGCTGGCTTCGCCAATGGCGCGGGCCTGCCGCCGATCAAGCTGTCGGTGCGGATCGGCAACGAGGAAGACGAGCGGACCGCCGTGATCGTCGCCAATAACCTCAAGCAGATCGGCATGAACGTAACGATCGAGAAGCTGGCCTTTGCCGCGTTCAACGAGCAGCAGCAAGCGGGCAAGCTCCAGTTCTTCGTCGACAACTGGATCTCGTGGGTCAACGATCCCTTCTATCATCTCTCGTGGCTGGCGCGCTCCGACAGCCCGACCAACTACAGCCGCTACAAGAACGACCGCGTCGACGCGCTGATCAAAGAGCATACGCTGGGCACCGACCAGCAGGCGCGGCTGGAGGCGGCCAGCGAGATCCAGAAGATCCTGGCCGAGGAGGTGTCGCACGTGTATCTGGTGCAGCCCAACTGGAACGTGCCGATGCGCAAAAACGTGCAGGGCTACGCCTACCTGAACGACGAGCTGCCGCGCTTCTTCTACATGGATAAGCAGTAG